Proteins found in one Misgurnus anguillicaudatus chromosome 3, ASM2758022v2, whole genome shotgun sequence genomic segment:
- the npy2rl gene encoding neuropeptide Y receptor Y2, like yields MDSLSLINGSAGSKDPTIGEDSSDVTLNHPLLELGDSTKLLGVQVVLILAYCTIILLGVVGNSLVIYVIYKFKTLRTVTNFFIANLAVADLLVNTLCLPFTLAYTLLGEWKFGQVLCFTLPYAQGLAVHVSTITLNVIALDRHKCIIHHLDTRMSKDTCFLVIAFTWVISAVLASPLAIFREYGIVELSPDESIEVCTEKWPGSSTDGTLYSISMLLLQYVLPLAVICFAYIRIWSKLRNHVGPAGRNDRHQHRRKTTKMLVMMVVVFAFSWLPFHAFQLATDIDSNVLIMKDFRLLYTVFHIVAMCSTFANPLLYGWMNRNYRSAFVAVFRCQKRLDSLHAEAQGATVVRKKSEKALEAQDMVTPRLNATDV; encoded by the exons ATGGATTCCTTAAGTTTAATCAATGGCTCCGCTGGGAGCAAAGACCCGACCATCGGTGAGGATTCATCTGATGTGACCCTGAACCATCCCCTGCTAGAGCTTGGAGACAGCACCAAGCTTCTCGGTGTCCAGGTGGTGCTGATATTGGCGTACTGTACCATCATTCTTTTGGGCGTGGTTGGGAACTCTCTGGTGATTTACGTGATCTACAAATTTAAGACACTTCGCACCGTCACCAACTTCTTCATTGCAAACCTGGCCGTGGCTGATCTGCTCGTCAACACTTTGTGCCTGCCATTTACTCTGGCTTATACTCTACTGGGAGAATGGAAGTTTGGACAAGTGCTTTGTTTCACTCTTCCATATGCTCAAGGTCTCGCTGTCCACGTTTCCACGATTACACTAAACGTAATTGCGCTGGATCGACACAAATGCATTATTCATCACCTAGATACTCGAATGTCGAAGGACACGTGCTTTCTGGTCATTGCCTTCACCTGGGTGATAAGTGCTGTTCTGGCAAGCCCCCTGGCTATCTTTAGGGAGTATGGGATTGTGGAGCTCTCTCCAGATGAGTCCATCGAAGTTTGCACAGAGAAGTGGCCTGGAAGTAGCACAGATGGCACACTATACTC AATCTCTATGCTGTTGCTGCAGTACGTATTGCCTCTAGCCGTCATCTGTTTCGCGTACATCCGTATCTGGAGTAAACTCCGCAACCACGTCGGCCCAGCTGGCCGCAACGACAGGCACCAGCACCGTCGCAAGACCACTAAGATGCTGGTGATGATG GTTGTGGTGTTTGCATTCAGCTGGCTGCCGTTCCACGCCTTCCAGCTCGCCACCGACATCGACAGTAACGTCCTGATCATGAAGGACTTCCGCCTACTCTACACCGTTTTCCACATCGTGGCGATGTGCTCGACGTTCGCCAACCCGCTTCTTTACGGCTGGATGAACCGAAACTACCGCAGCGCCTTCGTCGCCGTCTTCCGTTGCCAGAAGCGGCTGGATTCCCTGCACGCCGAGGCCCAGGGTGCCACGGTGGTCCGCAAAAAAAGCGAAAAGGCCTTGGAAGCCCAAGATATGGTGACGCCGCGTCTCAATGCAACGGACGTCTGA